One Cellulomonas taurus genomic region harbors:
- a CDS encoding FecCD family ABC transporter permease — MTAVDDLDVGYRRVTLRAAGRSVPIRARSVLVGVLLAAVLVVLAVLALGLGSYPLSPGAVLRVLGGGGEGIDRTVVLSWRLPRTLAAVLLGGYLAVAGALFQTVTRNPLASPDILGMSNGAFTGMLLVTVAGATAWPVVATGAVVGGLAAAALIWLLARRGGVQGFRLIVVGIGVAALLASLNTWMLLEVELDTAMFASAWGAGSLNGVTATPLTGALLCGLPVLAVLALLGPRLRQLDLGDDVASATGSRPAVVRTLALLLAVVLVCVATAVIGPVAFIALAAPQIARRLARTPTLSLTLSGLVGGVLLLGSDLIPQHVLPVTLPVGVVTVSVGGLYLVTTLIQEIRRRV, encoded by the coding sequence GTGACCGCCGTCGACGACCTGGACGTCGGCTACCGGCGGGTGACGCTGCGTGCCGCGGGGCGGAGCGTGCCGATCCGGGCCCGGTCGGTGCTGGTCGGCGTGCTGCTGGCGGCGGTGCTGGTGGTGCTCGCGGTGCTGGCCCTCGGCCTCGGGTCGTACCCGCTGTCACCCGGTGCCGTGCTGCGCGTGCTCGGTGGCGGCGGCGAGGGCATCGACCGCACGGTGGTGCTGTCCTGGCGGCTGCCGCGGACCCTGGCGGCCGTCCTGCTCGGCGGCTACCTGGCGGTGGCCGGTGCGTTGTTCCAGACCGTCACCCGCAACCCGTTGGCCAGTCCGGACATCCTCGGCATGTCCAACGGTGCGTTCACCGGCATGTTGCTGGTGACGGTGGCCGGTGCCACCGCCTGGCCGGTGGTCGCCACCGGTGCGGTGGTCGGGGGACTGGCCGCGGCGGCGCTGATCTGGCTGCTGGCCCGGCGCGGTGGGGTGCAGGGGTTCCGGCTGATCGTGGTCGGGATCGGGGTCGCGGCGCTGCTGGCGTCCCTGAACACCTGGATGCTGCTGGAGGTCGAGCTGGACACCGCCATGTTCGCCTCCGCCTGGGGAGCCGGTTCCCTGAACGGGGTGACGGCCACGCCGCTGACCGGTGCGTTGCTGTGCGGACTGCCCGTCTTGGCGGTGCTGGCGCTGCTCGGCCCCCGGTTGCGACAGCTCGACCTCGGCGACGACGTCGCCAGCGCCACCGGATCCCGCCCGGCGGTGGTGCGGACGCTGGCACTGCTGCTCGCGGTGGTGCTGGTCTGCGTCGCTACCGCGGTGATCGGCCCGGTGGCCTTCATCGCGCTCGCGGCGCCGCAGATCGCCCGCCGCCTGGCCCGCACGCCGACCCTCTCGCTCACCCTGTCCGGCCTGGTCGGCGGTGTGCTGCTGCTCGGCTCGGACCTGATCCCCCAGCATGTCCTGCCGGTCACCCTCCCGGTGGGTGTGGTGACCGTGTCGGTGGGCGGCCTGTACCTCGTGACCACCCTGATCCAGGAGATCCGCCGTCGTGTCTGA
- a CDS encoding L-serine ammonia-lyase has product MSGVYVSALELFSIGIGPSSSHTVGPMRAAAAFVAELRDHGLLDRADRLHIRLHGSLAATGIGHGTPDAVLAGLRGLAPETCDPAEVHGRWAELSAGGAMQVEGITVTAADVAFEPFARDLGHPNALTLAATRQGEELWASCYLSIGGGFILRAGSRPPEPTPVPSTYRTATQLLDSLDGRSIADIAWADEVALHGEAEATRGLDAIWAAMSACVASGVSADGVLPGGLRVRRRAAAAQQALDARAARGERVAAEERLAVWAMAINEENAAGGRVVTAPTNGAAGVLPAVLHYLVAEHGADRDTVHTFLLTAAAIGSIVKANASISGAEAGCQGEVGSACAMAAAGTTAVLGGTPRQVENAAEIAMEHHLGLTCDPVGGLVQIPCIERNAVAAATALTAARIALLGDGQHVVSLDTVIETMRQTGADMSARYKETSEAGLAVNVVEC; this is encoded by the coding sequence GTGAGTGGCGTCTACGTCTCCGCCCTCGAGCTGTTCTCCATCGGCATCGGACCGTCCAGCTCGCACACCGTCGGGCCGATGCGGGCCGCCGCGGCCTTCGTCGCCGAGCTGCGGGACCACGGACTGCTCGACCGGGCCGACCGGCTGCACATCCGGCTGCACGGGTCCCTGGCCGCGACCGGCATCGGCCACGGCACCCCGGACGCGGTGCTGGCGGGCCTGCGGGGTCTGGCGCCGGAGACCTGCGACCCGGCCGAGGTGCACGGGCGGTGGGCCGAGCTGTCCGCGGGCGGCGCGATGCAGGTCGAGGGCATCACCGTCACCGCGGCGGATGTCGCCTTCGAGCCCTTCGCCCGCGACCTGGGCCACCCGAACGCGCTGACCCTGGCGGCCACCCGGCAGGGCGAGGAACTGTGGGCCAGCTGCTACCTGTCGATCGGTGGCGGCTTCATCCTGCGCGCCGGTTCGCGTCCGCCGGAGCCGACCCCGGTGCCCTCCACCTACCGCACCGCCACCCAGCTGCTGGACAGCCTGGACGGGCGGAGCATCGCCGACATCGCCTGGGCAGACGAGGTCGCCCTGCACGGTGAGGCCGAGGCCACCCGGGGACTGGACGCGATCTGGGCCGCGATGAGCGCCTGCGTCGCGTCGGGGGTGAGCGCCGACGGCGTCCTGCCCGGCGGGCTGCGGGTCCGGCGCCGCGCTGCCGCCGCCCAGCAGGCACTCGACGCCCGAGCCGCACGCGGCGAGCGGGTCGCGGCGGAGGAACGCCTCGCGGTGTGGGCGATGGCGATCAACGAGGAGAACGCCGCCGGTGGCCGGGTGGTCACCGCGCCGACCAACGGTGCGGCCGGGGTGCTGCCCGCGGTGCTGCACTACCTGGTGGCCGAGCACGGAGCCGACCGGGACACCGTGCACACCTTCCTGCTCACCGCCGCGGCGATCGGCTCCATCGTGAAGGCCAATGCCTCCATCTCCGGCGCCGAGGCGGGCTGCCAGGGCGAGGTCGGCTCCGCCTGCGCGATGGCGGCGGCCGGGACCACAGCGGTGCTCGGCGGCACCCCCCGTCAGGTGGAGAACGCCGCCGAGATCGCGATGGAGCACCACCTGGGGCTGACCTGCGACCCGGTGGGTGGCCTGGTGCAGATCCCGTGCATCGAGCGGAACGCGGTGGCGGCGGCGACCGCCCTGACCGCCGCGCGGATCGCCCTGCTCGGCGACGGCCAGCACGTGGTCAGCCTGGACACGGTGATCGAGACCATGCGGCAGACCGGCGCCGACATGTCCGCCCGGTACAAGGAGACCAGCGAGGCGGGCCTGGCGGTGAACGTGGTGGAGTGCTGA
- a CDS encoding DUF3100 domain-containing protein: MTADQRTTAPVESAPLTYTWRSPRLWIVAGSVLVIAGAAQFVGAQSIPVGSLATITVLPLVFGLLIGGAISAQPWRRFPLDLQSTAATVMGVAVLLLVARLSFTMGPNIRMLFDAGPALLLQEVGHLFGTLALALPLAVLLRMGPATVGATFSIDREGAFAMVSERYGPDSPQYRGVLSMYAFGTLFGAIIITVVASVLSALDVFDPRALAMGSGVGSGSMMAAASGAVATAHPELADEVLALAATSNVITSLLGVYVGMYVALPLAEKYYRVLTRRQKTRPDADAPAFAVVAAPRVGVPTWTALGVLVLVGFVVNAVVPRSVGLHLDLRALGGFLVLAALVAVGIWVSKLSRGRVGAMFVVITLGALISTPWSPVQEPLLTLVNQVDFLGVCTLVLSVAGLSLGKDLPMLKAIGWKIIPVGLVSITSAYLLASTVAQLALTVWK, encoded by the coding sequence GTGACTGCCGACCAGCGGACCACCGCTCCCGTCGAGTCCGCTCCCCTGACCTACACCTGGCGCTCGCCGCGGCTGTGGATCGTGGCCGGCAGCGTGCTGGTGATCGCCGGGGCCGCGCAGTTCGTCGGCGCGCAGTCGATCCCGGTGGGCAGCCTGGCGACGATCACCGTGCTCCCGCTGGTGTTCGGCCTACTGATCGGCGGCGCGATCAGCGCGCAGCCGTGGCGCCGGTTCCCGCTCGACCTGCAGTCCACCGCCGCCACCGTGATGGGCGTGGCGGTGCTGCTGCTGGTCGCCCGGCTCTCGTTCACGATGGGGCCGAACATCCGGATGCTCTTCGACGCGGGCCCCGCGCTGCTGTTGCAGGAGGTCGGGCACCTGTTCGGCACCCTGGCCCTGGCGCTGCCGCTCGCGGTGCTGCTGCGGATGGGCCCGGCCACGGTCGGCGCGACCTTCTCCATCGACCGCGAAGGCGCGTTCGCGATGGTCAGCGAGCGCTACGGACCCGATTCACCCCAGTACCGGGGCGTGCTGTCGATGTACGCCTTCGGCACCCTGTTCGGCGCGATCATCATCACCGTCGTCGCCTCGGTGCTGTCCGCCCTGGACGTCTTCGACCCGCGGGCGTTGGCGATGGGGTCGGGGGTCGGGTCCGGATCGATGATGGCCGCCGCCTCGGGTGCCGTCGCCACCGCTCATCCGGAGCTGGCCGACGAGGTGCTGGCCCTGGCGGCGACCTCGAACGTGATCACCAGCCTGCTCGGGGTCTACGTCGGGATGTACGTGGCCCTCCCGCTGGCCGAGAAGTACTACCGGGTGCTCACCCGGCGCCAGAAGACACGGCCCGATGCCGACGCCCCGGCCTTCGCCGTGGTGGCGGCCCCCCGGGTCGGCGTCCCGACCTGGACCGCCCTCGGCGTCCTGGTGCTGGTCGGATTCGTGGTGAACGCCGTCGTCCCGCGCAGCGTCGGTCTGCACCTGGACCTGCGTGCGCTCGGCGGATTCCTGGTGCTGGCGGCCCTGGTCGCGGTCGGGATCTGGGTGTCGAAGCTCAGCCGGGGCCGGGTGGGCGCGATGTTCGTGGTCATCACGCTGGGGGCGTTGATCTCGACCCCCTGGTCGCCGGTGCAGGAGCCGCTGCTGACCCTGGTGAACCAGGTCGACTTCCTCGGCGTTTGTACCCTGGTGCTGAGCGTCGCCGGCCTGAGCCTGGGCAAGGACCTGCCGATGCTGAAGGCCATCGGGTGGAAGATCATCCCGGTCGGACTGGTGTCGATCACCTCGGCCTACCTGCTGGCATCGACCGTTGCCCAGCTCGCCCTGACCGTCTGGAAGTAG
- a CDS encoding VOC family protein, giving the protein MTSLQDRLAADTAMGPVTLLVGNLDVQLHYYRDVLGLTVVERPDERIEGVGRPDVVVLGRGSTPLLVLRHFPDLPPTQRSQAGLFHTAILFDTREDLAATLASVAHQAPQSYVGSADHLVSEAFYLTDPEGNGVELYWDRARSDWQYDAEGHVVMDALLLDPNDFMARYDGRAANAGGGRPVVGHVHLQVGDVPSARSFYVDALGFDVMAEWHGALFVSAGGYHHHLAVNTWNSAGAGPRASSLGLGEVTLTVPGTDDIGALRERLAHHRIGVQDDGATVAFTDPWLNVVRVRTAA; this is encoded by the coding sequence ATGACTTCGCTTCAGGACCGTCTCGCCGCCGACACCGCCATGGGCCCGGTCACCCTGCTGGTCGGCAATCTCGACGTGCAGCTGCACTACTACCGCGACGTGCTCGGCCTGACCGTGGTCGAGCGTCCGGACGAGCGGATCGAGGGCGTCGGGCGCCCGGACGTGGTCGTGCTCGGCCGGGGCAGCACGCCGCTGCTGGTGCTCCGCCACTTCCCGGACCTGCCGCCCACCCAGCGGTCGCAGGCCGGCCTGTTCCACACCGCCATCCTGTTCGACACCCGGGAGGACCTGGCCGCCACCCTCGCCTCGGTCGCCCACCAGGCACCGCAGTCCTACGTGGGCAGCGCCGACCACCTGGTGTCCGAGGCGTTCTACCTCACCGACCCGGAGGGCAACGGCGTCGAGCTGTACTGGGACCGGGCGCGCAGCGACTGGCAGTACGACGCCGAGGGGCATGTGGTGATGGACGCGCTGCTGCTCGACCCGAACGACTTCATGGCGCGCTACGACGGCCGCGCGGCGAACGCCGGTGGCGGTCGCCCGGTGGTGGGTCACGTGCACCTGCAGGTCGGTGACGTGCCCAGTGCCCGCTCGTTCTACGTGGACGCGCTCGGATTCGATGTGATGGCCGAGTGGCACGGGGCGCTGTTCGTGTCGGCCGGCGGGTACCACCACCACCTCGCGGTCAACACCTGGAACTCGGCTGGTGCCGGGCCGCGCGCGTCCTCGCTGGGGCTCGGCGAGGTCACGCTGACCGTGCCCGGCACCGACGACATTGGCGCGTTGCGCGAGCGGCTGGCCCACCACCGGATCGGTGTGCAGGACGACGGCGCGACCGTCGCCTTCACCGACCCCTGGTTGAACGTCGTGCGGGTGCGCACCGCCGCCTGA
- a CDS encoding ABC transporter ATP-binding protein encodes MSEPRPQTARLRAEALTLGYDGAPIVEDLTASIPDGSFTVIIGPNACGKSTLLRALSRLLAPRSGQVVLDGKAIGSLPAKEVARRLGLLPQTALAPDGITVADLVARGRFPHQGLLRQWSETDRDAVIAALDATGTRELSGRRVEDLSGGQRQRVWVAMVLAQQTDLILLDEPTTFLDIAHQVELMELFAHLNREGRTVVAVLHDLNQAARYADHLIAMRAGEIVAAGPPAEVVTSELVEQVFGLPNVIIADPVTGGPLVVPRGVPVPQSAGVAG; translated from the coding sequence GTGTCTGAACCTCGTCCCCAGACCGCCCGACTCCGCGCCGAGGCCCTCACCCTGGGCTACGACGGCGCGCCCATCGTCGAGGACCTCACCGCGAGCATCCCGGACGGCTCCTTCACCGTGATCATCGGGCCGAACGCCTGCGGCAAGTCCACCCTGCTGCGTGCGCTCTCCCGGCTGCTGGCGCCGCGCTCGGGGCAGGTGGTGCTGGACGGCAAGGCGATCGGCAGCCTGCCCGCCAAGGAGGTCGCCCGGCGGCTCGGCCTGTTGCCGCAGACGGCGCTCGCCCCCGACGGCATCACGGTGGCGGACCTGGTCGCCCGCGGCCGGTTCCCGCACCAGGGGCTGCTCCGCCAGTGGTCGGAGACCGACCGGGACGCGGTGATCGCCGCCCTGGACGCGACCGGTACCCGGGAGCTGTCCGGCCGCCGGGTCGAGGACCTGTCCGGTGGGCAGCGGCAACGGGTCTGGGTGGCGATGGTGCTCGCCCAGCAGACCGACCTGATCCTGCTGGACGAGCCGACGACCTTCCTGGACATCGCGCACCAGGTCGAGCTGATGGAGCTGTTCGCGCACCTGAACCGGGAGGGCCGCACCGTGGTCGCCGTGCTGCACGACCTGAACCAGGCGGCCCGGTACGCCGATCACCTGATCGCGATGCGGGCGGGGGAGATCGTCGCCGCCGGGCCGCCCGCCGAGGTGGTCACCAGCGAGCTGGTCGAGCAGGTCTTCGGCCTGCCGAACGTGATCATCGCCGACCCGGTCACCGGCGGGCCGCTGGTGGTCCCGCGCGGCGTGCCGGTGCCGCAGTCGGCCGGGGTCGCCGGATGA
- a CDS encoding GNAT family N-acetyltransferase, translating into MELRRFARCDLPGLYRVCLRTGAVGQDATDRYTDPDLLGHLYAGAYPTADPALSWVVRDDRGVAGYLVATADSAAFAAWQEEHWWPELRERYPLPGTGTEDDLRAISTIHAGQPPRTAVLDRYPAHLHIDLLPRAQGSGMGRRLIDAVVTELRARGVPGLHLGVAEANTGAIAFYDRVGFSTESRDDAGRLLVMDLTTA; encoded by the coding sequence ATGGAACTGCGCCGTTTCGCCCGCTGCGACCTGCCCGGCCTGTACCGGGTCTGCCTGCGCACCGGGGCCGTCGGACAGGACGCCACCGACCGGTACACCGACCCGGACCTGCTGGGTCACCTCTACGCCGGGGCCTACCCGACCGCCGACCCCGCCCTGAGCTGGGTGGTGCGGGACGATCGCGGTGTGGCCGGGTACCTGGTCGCCACCGCCGACTCGGCCGCCTTCGCCGCCTGGCAGGAGGAGCACTGGTGGCCCGAGTTGCGCGAGCGTTACCCGCTGCCCGGCACCGGCACCGAGGACGACCTGCGCGCGATCAGCACGATCCACGCCGGTCAGCCGCCCCGGACGGCCGTCCTCGACCGGTATCCGGCGCACCTGCACATCGACCTGCTGCCGCGCGCCCAGGGCAGCGGGATGGGCCGCCGCCTGATCGACGCCGTGGTCACCGAGCTGCGCGCGCGGGGCGTGCCGGGCCTGCACCTGGGGGTGGCCGAGGCCAACACCGGGGCGATCGCCTTCTACGATCGGGTCGGCTTCAGCACCGAGTCGCGCGACGACGCGGGCCGGTTGCTGGTGATGGACCTGACCACCGCGTAA
- a CDS encoding M20 family metallopeptidase: MSLTPADASTRIRSTLDQHREQLLTLSRAIHADPELAYAEHRSAARVAELLSAHGFATTVGAYGLDTAVEAVIGTGDLTVTLCAEYDALPGIGHACGHNIIATAGVGAALALAPLADELGLRVKLLGTPAEEHGGGKVDLLVAGAWEDSTLSLMVHGMSGIDAPSGAFAAQAVQRVAITYTGRASHAAAAPEHGINAGAAATLALTAIGLLRQHLPIGTSVNGFVEHGGDVTNIIPARSVVQLEVRALTVDVWRETYRRVLACFEGAAIATGCSWTVDATEHPYAPLASDPDLSRFWDAALGELGRTIDDSAGTRGGSTDMGNVSQVVPSIHPTIAILGSDAAPHTPDFATAAATPAGDQAALDGAAALAMTVARAALDTDVRADLLRRQAERPTGATRTTLQP; this comes from the coding sequence ATGAGTCTCACCCCCGCCGACGCCAGCACCCGGATCCGCAGCACGCTCGATCAGCACCGCGAGCAGCTGCTCACGCTCAGCCGGGCCATCCATGCCGACCCCGAGCTCGCCTACGCCGAGCACCGCTCCGCCGCCCGGGTCGCCGAGCTGCTGAGCGCCCACGGCTTCGCGACCACGGTCGGCGCCTACGGCCTGGACACCGCCGTCGAGGCCGTGATCGGCACCGGCGACCTCACGGTCACGCTCTGCGCGGAGTACGACGCGCTGCCCGGCATCGGCCACGCCTGCGGACACAACATCATCGCGACCGCCGGGGTCGGTGCGGCCCTCGCCCTGGCCCCGCTCGCCGACGAGCTCGGGCTGCGGGTCAAGCTGCTCGGGACCCCCGCCGAGGAGCACGGCGGGGGCAAGGTCGACCTGCTGGTGGCCGGTGCCTGGGAGGACAGCACCCTGTCCCTGATGGTGCACGGCATGTCCGGCATCGACGCCCCCTCCGGCGCCTTCGCCGCCCAGGCGGTGCAGCGGGTGGCGATCACCTACACCGGCCGCGCCTCCCACGCCGCGGCGGCTCCGGAGCACGGGATCAACGCCGGGGCGGCTGCCACCCTCGCCCTGACCGCGATCGGCCTGCTGCGTCAGCACCTGCCGATCGGCACCAGCGTGAACGGCTTCGTCGAGCACGGTGGCGACGTCACCAACATCATCCCGGCCCGCAGCGTGGTCCAGCTCGAGGTCCGCGCGCTGACGGTGGACGTGTGGCGTGAGACCTACCGACGGGTGCTGGCCTGCTTCGAGGGCGCGGCGATCGCCACCGGGTGTTCGTGGACGGTCGATGCGACGGAGCATCCCTACGCACCGTTGGCCTCCGATCCGGACCTGTCCCGGTTCTGGGACGCGGCGCTCGGCGAACTGGGTCGGACCATCGACGACTCCGCCGGCACCCGGGGCGGATCCACCGACATGGGCAATGTCTCCCAGGTGGTGCCGTCGATCCACCCGACGATCGCCATCCTCGGCAGCGACGCCGCGCCGCACACGCCGGACTTCGCCACCGCCGCCGCCACCCCGGCCGGCGACCAGGCGGCCCTGGACGGCGCCGCCGCCCTGGCGATGACGGTCGCACGAGCCGCCCTGGACACCGACGTCCGCGCCGACCTGCTGCGTCGCCAGGCCGAGCGCCCGACCGGTGCCACCCGCACCACCCTGCAGCCGTGA
- a CDS encoding glutathione S-transferase family protein codes for MTEHSTAGAYVTQGSEFVRDQNYLTTRITVDGEEGWPVEAGRYRLVVSRACPWANRAIIVRRLLGLEDAISMGICGPTHDVRSWTFDLDPGGVDPVLGIPRIQDAYFKRDPQYPRGITVPAMVDVPTGQVVTNDYAQMTLDFSTQWTAFHREGAPDLYPEPLRDEIDQVARLVFVDVNNGVYRCGFAGSQEAYDRAYRRLFSRLDLLSDRLAGQRYLVGDTITEADIRLFTTLVRFDAVYHGHFKCNRAKLTEMPVLWAYARDLFQTPGFGDTIDFEHIKQHYYVVHEDLNPTQIVPAGPDLSGWLTPHGRGSLGGRPFGDGTPPAPPREPVDPAHTAEAMRG; via the coding sequence ATGACCGAGCACAGCACCGCCGGCGCCTATGTCACGCAGGGCAGCGAGTTCGTCCGGGACCAGAACTACCTGACCACCCGGATCACCGTCGACGGCGAGGAGGGCTGGCCGGTCGAGGCCGGGCGCTACCGCCTGGTGGTCTCCCGGGCGTGTCCCTGGGCGAACCGGGCGATCATCGTGCGTCGGCTGCTCGGGCTGGAGGACGCGATCTCGATGGGGATCTGCGGCCCGACCCACGACGTGCGCTCCTGGACCTTCGACCTGGATCCGGGCGGCGTGGACCCGGTGCTGGGCATCCCGCGGATCCAGGACGCCTACTTCAAGCGCGACCCGCAGTACCCGCGGGGCATCACCGTCCCGGCGATGGTCGACGTGCCGACCGGCCAGGTGGTGACCAACGACTACGCGCAGATGACGCTGGACTTCTCCACCCAGTGGACCGCCTTCCACCGCGAGGGCGCGCCGGACCTGTACCCGGAGCCGCTGCGGGACGAGATCGACCAGGTCGCCCGGCTGGTGTTCGTCGATGTGAACAACGGGGTCTACCGCTGCGGCTTCGCCGGGTCGCAGGAGGCGTACGACCGGGCCTACCGACGGCTGTTCAGCCGCCTGGACTTGCTGAGCGACCGGCTGGCCGGGCAGCGCTACCTGGTCGGCGACACGATCACCGAGGCCGATATCCGGCTGTTCACCACCCTGGTGCGCTTCGACGCCGTCTACCACGGCCACTTCAAGTGCAACCGGGCGAAGCTGACCGAGATGCCGGTGCTCTGGGCCTACGCCCGGGACCTGTTCCAGACCCCGGGCTTCGGCGACACCATCGACTTCGAGCACATCAAGCAGCACTACTACGTGGTGCACGAGGACCTGAACCCGACCCAGATCGTCCCGGCCGGGCCGGATCTGAGCGGGTGGCTCACCCCGCACGGCCGCGGGTCGCTGGGCGGACGGCCGTTCGGTGACGGCACTCCTCCGGCGCCGCCGCGCGAGCCGGTCGACCCGGCGCACACCGCGGAGGCGATGCGCGGCTGA
- a CDS encoding Lrp/AsnC family transcriptional regulator yields MLTRTDSAETDSDGHGYVPDRVDMRLLHALQVEPRASWADLAPVVDVDPANLSRRWSRLRSAGVAWVTGLMDDGERVGGALVEIECGPGDLHTTARALAEHPEVATLDYTVGGRDLLATVLADSPRQVADFVLGPMSRLPGIRAAHTHLISERLLDARRWRLRELTAAEVARVPRFRPPRARAARSVSPELCAVIRRELAADGRASAAAIAERSGFSAQRVTDAIATLRTDGQLYLRTDLVRELSDWPVYTWYFLQVPAPVVAQARVTLAQVPEIRLAALCASRYNLILAVWLRSVQDVQAFEVALARALPGAVIADRSVVVRVAKHLGHVLDEDGRATGAVVPLVNS; encoded by the coding sequence ATGTTAACTCGCACGGATTCCGCGGAGACCGACTCCGACGGGCACGGATATGTGCCGGACCGGGTCGACATGCGGCTCCTGCATGCGTTGCAGGTGGAGCCGCGGGCGAGCTGGGCGGACCTGGCGCCGGTGGTGGACGTCGACCCGGCGAACCTGTCCCGGCGCTGGTCCCGGCTGCGTTCCGCGGGGGTGGCCTGGGTGACCGGGCTGATGGACGACGGTGAGCGGGTCGGTGGTGCCCTGGTCGAGATCGAGTGCGGCCCGGGCGACCTGCACACCACCGCCCGCGCGCTCGCGGAGCATCCCGAGGTCGCCACCCTGGACTACACCGTCGGCGGTCGGGACCTGCTGGCGACGGTGCTGGCGGACTCGCCACGCCAGGTGGCCGACTTCGTGCTCGGCCCGATGTCCCGACTGCCCGGCATCCGCGCGGCGCACACCCACCTGATCAGCGAGCGGCTCCTGGACGCCCGGCGCTGGCGGCTGCGGGAGCTCACCGCGGCCGAGGTGGCCCGGGTGCCGCGGTTCCGCCCACCCCGCGCGCGGGCCGCCCGGAGCGTGTCGCCGGAGCTGTGCGCGGTGATCCGGCGGGAACTGGCGGCGGACGGCCGGGCCAGCGCCGCGGCGATCGCCGAACGCAGCGGGTTCTCCGCCCAGCGGGTGACCGACGCCATCGCCACGCTGCGGACCGACGGGCAGCTGTACCTGCGCACCGATCTGGTCCGGGAGCTGTCCGACTGGCCGGTCTACACCTGGTACTTCCTCCAGGTCCCGGCGCCGGTGGTGGCTCAGGCCCGGGTGACCCTGGCGCAGGTGCCGGAGATCCGGTTGGCAGCGCTGTGTGCCAGTCGGTACAACCTGATCCTCGCGGTCTGGCTGCGCAGCGTGCAGGACGTGCAGGCGTTCGAGGTGGCGCTGGCCCGGGCGCTGCCGGGTGCGGTGATCGCCGACCGGTCGGTGGTGGTCCGGGTGGCCAAGCACCTCGGGCACGTGCTGGACGAGGACGGCCGGGCGACCGGGGCGGTGGTGCCCCTGGTCAATAGTTGA
- a CDS encoding siderophore-interacting protein, with the protein MSGEFPWEYRAFRVRVGAVRQLSPGFLRITLTGDTLRFFAPWGLDQRIKLVLPMPDGSTPDFGLLNEPTPHPREWYARWKALPADRRNVLRTYTPSAIRPEAGEIDVDLYLHEPAGPASRWARAARPGDELVITGPEVRLGRTGYGIHYVPPSPPEHLLLIGDESALPAMANILAAHPTLPGDVLLELTDPADDLLSGAGHRATVHRLQRGAVAGAALERAAHSWAADHPELTAHPGLYAWIAGEAAATTAIRRHLTGTLGVDKDRVAFLGYWKLGGPLVG; encoded by the coding sequence ATGAGCGGCGAGTTCCCCTGGGAGTACCGCGCGTTCCGGGTGCGGGTCGGCGCGGTGCGTCAGCTGTCGCCCGGCTTCCTGCGGATCACCCTGACCGGTGACACCCTCCGGTTCTTCGCCCCCTGGGGTCTGGACCAGCGGATCAAGCTGGTGCTGCCGATGCCGGACGGCAGCACGCCGGACTTCGGGTTGCTGAACGAGCCGACCCCGCACCCCCGCGAGTGGTACGCGCGGTGGAAGGCGCTGCCCGCCGACCGGCGCAATGTGCTGCGCACCTACACCCCGTCGGCGATCCGGCCCGAGGCGGGCGAGATCGACGTCGACCTCTACCTGCACGAGCCCGCGGGCCCGGCCTCCCGGTGGGCGCGTGCGGCACGGCCGGGCGACGAGCTGGTGATCACCGGACCGGAGGTGCGGCTCGGGCGCACCGGTTACGGCATCCACTACGTGCCGCCCAGCCCGCCGGAGCACCTGCTGCTGATCGGCGACGAGTCGGCGCTGCCCGCGATGGCGAACATCCTGGCGGCGCACCCGACCCTGCCCGGCGATGTGCTGCTGGAGCTGACCGACCCGGCGGACGACCTACTGTCCGGGGCCGGACACCGGGCGACCGTGCACCGCTTGCAGCGCGGAGCGGTGGCGGGCGCCGCGTTGGAGCGCGCGGCACACAGCTGGGCGGCCGACCACCCCGAGCTGACCGCGCACCCCGGCCTCTATGCCTGGATCGCCGGGGAGGCGGCGGCGACCACCGCGATCCGGCGGCACCTGACCGGGACGCTCGGCGTGGACAAGGACCGGGTCGCGTTCCTCGGGTACTGGAAGCTCGGCGGCCCGCTGGTCGGCTGA